DNA from Salinispora arenicola:
GCGTCAACGCGCTACGCCGTGAGCCCGACGGCACCTGGTCGGCGGACACCTTCGACGGTGACGGCTTCGTCCGTGGCCTGGTCGAGACCGGGTACGACCCTCGTGGCCTGCGGGTGTGCGTGGTGGGTGCGGGCGGGGCGGGCAGCGCCATCGCCGTCGCCCTGCTCGACGCGGAGGTGGCCGAGGTGCGTCTGGTCGACACCGACGCCGGGCGACTCGACACGCTGTGCCAGCGGCTCTCCGCCGCGTACCCCGGTCGGGTCACTGCCGCGACGGAGCCGCACCTGGCTGACGTCGACATCGCGGTGAACGCGACACCGCTGGGGCTGCGGCCCGACGACCCGCTGCCGTTTCCGGTGACCGGGTTGCCGGCGCACGCCGTGGTGGCCGACATCATCATGAAGCCGGCGGAGACGGCGTTGTTACGGGCGGCCGACGAACGGGGCCTGACCGCCCACCCCGGTGAGCCGATGCTCAACCACCAACTGGACTCCTACCTGGCCTTCTTCGCCCTCTGACATCCGCTGCTCGGCCGTAGCGTCGACCGGCTCGGGCTGCCGATGGCGGCGCGGACCGTGTCCTGGTCAGCGCAGCCGCGGACCGTTCGACCGGTCGAAGCCGGTGCTCCCGACCGACCCGGGCTACCGGAAGAAGTCGATGGCTGACTCGGCCAGGCTCGCGGTGTCCAGTCCGTGCAGCCGGTCGTGGTCCAGCGCCTTTCCATAGGCACGCACCTCCTGGTCCCGCCGTACCCCGTGCGACCGCAGGCGGTGGGGCACGTCGCCGAGCGCCTCGGCCACCTCGTGCGCCGAGGTCCCCCGCAGGTACGGTTCGACCACCATGACGTTCGGCCGCGCGGCGGCGACCGCGGCACGCAGGCCAACATGGTCGAACGGCCGGACCGTGGAGGCGTACAGCACCGTGGCGTCCACGGTGGACGTCGCCGCGAGCACGTCGTCCAGCACCGGGCCGACCGCGACCACCACGCCGGCACCACCCCTGCGCAGCACGGTGAAACCGTCCAGGACCGGCACCGCCGCACCGTTGACCTTGTCGGACAGCCGCAGGTAGACCCGCCCGTCGGCGGACAGGGCGTCGCGCATCAGCCGCTCGGCCTCGTCCTCGTGCCCCGGTACGTGCACGGTCCAACCGGGCAGTGTGTCGAACAGCGCGACGTCTCCGGGCGCCTGGTGGGTCCGACCCCGCGCCAGGTCGTCGTAGGACCCGCCGATGCTGACCAGCACGGCGCCGACATCCTGGTGCCCGAGGTCGAGTTTGATCTGCTCGAACGGACGCTCGACCAGGAACGGTGTGTAGGTGTGCACCACCGGCCGGAAACCATTCAGCGCCAGGCCGCCGGCCATCCCGATCAGCGCCTGCTCACGGATCCCAACGTTGATCACGCGGTCCGGGTAGGTAGCCCGCGCCTCGTCGAACGACCACGACGAGATGTCGGCGGTCAGCAGGACGAGCTTGGGATGCGTGGCAAGCGACTCGATCACGGTGTCAACGAAGACCGACCGCATCAGCTTCCTGTCCACCTGAATGCTCATGCCGCGCTCCCTTCCCGAAGCTTGCGAATCTCCGCGACCACGGCCTGCGGCCGGCCATCGGATTCCTGGGTCAACGCCCGATGCAACTCGTCGTGGTCGCGACCGTCCACGGTGGTGGAGCGCCAGCCCTCCACCTCGAAGCGGCTGGCGATGCCGCCCGGCCAGCCAAGGCTCGCCGATCGGTTGTCGATCACGATGGCGGTGACGCGGTCGAGCCCGAGACGACCGGCGATCGCGATAGCCTCGTGGTTGCTGCCCTCGTCGAACTCGCCGTCGCCCAGCAGCACCACCACGCGGGCGCGCCGGCCTTCGGCACGCAGCCCGAGTGCGGTCCCCACCCCGAGGGGCAGCCCGTGGCCGAGGGAGCCACTGCTGATCTCCACGCCGGGCACCAGCATCCGGTCCGGGTGGAGACCGAGTGGCGAGCCGAGTTGGGTCCAGGTGTCCAGCATCTCCGGGGCGATGAAGCCCTTCGCGGCGAGCATCGCGTAGTACGCCATCGGCCCGTGCCCCTTGGAGAGGTAGAACCGGTCCCGGTCGGGGTCGTCGATGTTGTCCGGCGAGATGTCGAGCACCCGGTCGTAGAGCACCCAGATGGCGTTCAGCGTCGACGCTGCCGCCCAGATGTGCTTTTCG
Protein-coding regions in this window:
- a CDS encoding thiamine pyrophosphate-dependent enzyme — protein: MYDAFSGIHISQGGIMQTTEETLRSLFGRMVGDEKHIWAAASTLNAIWVLYDRVLDISPDNIDDPDRDRFYLSKGHGPMAYYAMLAAKGFIAPEMLDTWTQLGSPLGLHPDRMLVPGVEISSGSLGHGLPLGVGTALGLRAEGRRARVVVLLGDGEFDEGSNHEAIAIAGRLGLDRVTAIVIDNRSASLGWPGGIASRFEVEGWRSTTVDGRDHDELHRALTQESDGRPQAVVAEIRKLREGSAA
- a CDS encoding shikimate dehydrogenase family protein codes for the protein MTAASTPGPAISGTTRVYALLGDPIAQVRAPGLLHPLLARRGIDAVFVPMQVAASDVAPVVRALRQVVNLHGVLVTVPHKAAALALADRVTARAGLAGSVNALRREPDGTWSADTFDGDGFVRGLVETGYDPRGLRVCVVGAGGAGSAIAVALLDAEVAEVRLVDTDAGRLDTLCQRLSAAYPGRVTAATEPHLADVDIAVNATPLGLRPDDPLPFPVTGLPAHAVVADIIMKPAETALLRAADERGLTAHPGEPMLNHQLDSYLAFFAL
- a CDS encoding transketolase family protein, yielding MSIQVDRKLMRSVFVDTVIESLATHPKLVLLTADISSWSFDEARATYPDRVINVGIREQALIGMAGGLALNGFRPVVHTYTPFLVERPFEQIKLDLGHQDVGAVLVSIGGSYDDLARGRTHQAPGDVALFDTLPGWTVHVPGHEDEAERLMRDALSADGRVYLRLSDKVNGAAVPVLDGFTVLRRGGAGVVVAVGPVLDDVLAATSTVDATVLYASTVRPFDHVGLRAAVAAARPNVMVVEPYLRGTSAHEVAEALGDVPHRLRSHGVRRDQEVRAYGKALDHDRLHGLDTASLAESAIDFFR